CGCGCGCAGCTTATAAAGGCGAGGCGAACGGCCGAACTGCGACATTTTCCTTTTCTGCTTCGCCGAGGAAAGCGAACCCCGGTTCAATCGTCAGTGTCAAGCTTCGTTTGCGAGTGAACGAGTATAATTCGCGAAGATGAACAAGACGTGCATCATCATTTTGTCGATCCTGCTGATCGAAGGCTGCTACTCGACGCCCGTGCAGAGGACGAGGAGGCAGGTTTGTGACACACAATTGTTCAATCGTACGCATTTCGAAGAAGGAAACGGGCAGGCGTTAACACTTGGTAACCTATGCGTTGCTTGCAATCTTAGTCTGAAACGGCAACGGAAGCAACGGTCTCGGCGGAAAAAGAACCGAGCCTGGAGAAGTTGGAAACTCTCGACTCGGAAAGCAGAGATAAGCAAGACTCGCTTGCGGAATCTgatggagagagaggaggcgaCTCGGAGGAATCCAAGGAGCTCGAGAGCGAGGAGCACGAGGCAGTTGAGGAGATCGGCGAAGCTAAGGAGCCATCactgccagcagcagcagcagcagcagcagcagcagaagaggAGTCCGACGATGAAGATGAACCGGCAGTAGCGCCAAAAGGGGTCGAGGAACTTTATCGAGAATCCAAAGCCGAGTTCGAGAAGAACGGCAAGGAGGAAGAGGCTGGCGCCGAGAAAGGATCGGCAGCGAGCGACAAGCTGAAGAAGGACGACGAGCTTCAATCCGCTGTTGGCGACGTTGCGCCGGCCGCTGGCGGCATCTTCAGTGTGAGTATACAGAGGATACTTTGAGAACTTTAACGTAGCTGTGTTGGTGAATAATTAGCTTTCCGTCGACCAGGCGCTCTCTCAGATGTGGCAAACCGTGACCAGCCTCGGCTCCAGCTGGGAGCACTGGACGAGGATATTCAACGCTTTCACGGCGCTGGCTGGCTTTTAGTTTTAGCGCCCGGAAGAGACAGACGACTGGCGAATTCCATTAGGCAATTAACTTATTTTCCTAGCTGTAGGTAGATTTTTTGTacgagaaataaattattgcaaaagACGCTAACCGAAGCTATatgtgaaaaatcgaaaaatcaGAGCCGAAGGCTACGCGGCAGTCGGTCTCGCTTTCTACAAATAATTCTACAGCTCGCGCGGCGCGAGAAGCGATCCTGCGAGCCACTTTTCGCGCCACTTTGCTGACTCGTGCATAGCGAACGATCCCCGCGAGGT
The sequence above is a segment of the Nasonia vitripennis strain AsymCx chromosome 3, Nvit_psr_1.1, whole genome shotgun sequence genome. Coding sequences within it:
- the LOC116416763 gene encoding uncharacterized protein LOC116416763; translated protein: MNKTCIIILSILLIEGCYSTPVQRTRRQSETATEATVSAEKEPSLEKLETLDSESRDKQDSLAESDGERGGDSEESKELESEEHEAVEEIGEAKEPSLPAAAAAAAAAEEESDDEDEPAVAPKGVEELYRESKAEFEKNGKEEEAGAEKGSAASDKLKKDDELQSAVGDVAPAAGGIFSALSQMWQTVTSLGSSWEHWTRIFNAFTALAGF